The following coding sequences are from one Ornithodoros turicata isolate Travis chromosome 1, ASM3712646v1, whole genome shotgun sequence window:
- the LOC135378651 gene encoding THAP domain-containing protein 2-like — MHRKKWAPSKSSVLCSRHFEEACFDRTGQTARLKRDAVPTKFGFSQHLLKRVQPRKPPPTRHSIEVEQDVNHEISQPGPSWAAGPGVLSPQPVRSSHNLAADHTYTVQDSPRTLKRKIDITVEALDNVKKKLQRSEENARRLKKKVLTADSVIEDLEKKSLVSSQCTDMLRGTLSDVQLDLVQRTLQNKAGKVSREQYPQSLRSFALTLQFYSTKAYEYVRKTFNLSLPHQATLRSWYSSIHGEPGFTQEAFDALKVLGPHL; from the exons ATGCATCGCAAAAAGTGGGCCCCATCTAAATCTTCGGTGCTCTGCAGCAGACATTTTGAGGAGGCCTGTTTCGATCGTACAGGGCAAACTGCGCGACTCAAGAGAGATGCTGTGCCTACAAAGTTTGGCTTTTCACAGCACCTCCTGAAA AGGGTACAGCCAAGAAAACCACCTCCAACAAGACATAGCATAGAGGTAGAGCAGGACGTCAACCATGAGATTTCACAGCCAGGACCATCGTGGGCTGCAGGTCCAGGGGTCTTGTCACCTCAGCCAGTCCGATCCTCACATAACCTTGCTGCTGACCACACATACACAGTGCAAGACAGTCCACGGACCTTAAAAAGGAAGATAGACatcacagttgaagcactggacAACGTGAAGAAGAAGTTGCAACGCTCAGAAGAAAATGCCCGAAGactgaagaaaaaggtactCACTGCGGACAGTGTTATAGAAGATCTCGAGAAGAAATCTCTCGTATCAAGTCAATGCACTGACATGCTTCGTGGCACCTTGTCTGATGTGCAGCTAGATTTAGTACAGCGCACCCTACAGAACAAAGCTGGAAAAGTAAGCAGAGAGCAGTATCCACAGTCACTGCGTAGCTTTGCGCTCACTCTCCAGTTTTATTCAACAAAGGCATACGAGTACGTCAGGAAGACATTTAACCTTTCGCTTCCACACCAGGCGACACTTAGGTCGTGGTACAGCTCTATACACGGCGAACCAGGTTTCACACAGGAAGCCTTTGATGCACTCAAGGTTCTAGGTCCACATCTCTGA